Within Serratia odorifera, the genomic segment ATCTTGCTGGACAGAATGTCCCTGACGCGCAAAGAACGCGTCACGCGCCAGCATCAACCCCATCAGATTGCTCTGGGTACCGCCGCTGGTGAACACCCCGGCATCGCCAGCCTGATAACCTACCTGGGTGCGCAGCCATTCGATCAGCTTCATCTCGATGATGGTGGCCGACGGGCTTTGATCCCAGGAGTCCATGCTCTGGTTGGTGGCGTTGATCAGCACTTCGGCGGCCTGGCTGACCACCAGGCTCGGGCAGTGCAGGTGCGCAACGCACTGCGGGTGATGCACCGACAGACTGTCTTTTAGAAAGTACTCAATCGCACGCTCAATCGCGGCCTGGTTACCCAGGCCTTGAGGGTTAAAATCAAGCCGGATACGCTCGCGCAGTTCGGCAACGGTTTTGCCCTGATACATCTCGGGCTGTTGCAGCCATTGCACTACCGCCTGGCTGGTCTGCGCGATCGCTTGCTGGTAGGCTTCGGTGCTGTGCGCAGACGCCGCCAGAATCGGGTTTGACTCGGACATTACCAATTTACTCCACTCAAACCGGTCGGACGCCAGCGGACCAGCAGGGCGTTCTCGAACTTGTCCAGGAAAATGTTCAGTTCATCGTTAGTGATCAACAGCGAAGGCAGCAGACGCAGCACGCAACCGTTGCGACCGCCGCGCTCCAGGATCAGACCGGCTTCGAAGCATTTTTTCTGCAACAGGGCAGACAGCTCGCCATCGGCAGGGTAGCACCCCATATGATCCTGCGGCTGCTCCGGCTTGACGATCTCGATACCGATCATCAGGCCCAGGCCGCGTACGTGGCCAATCACCGGATAACGTTTTTGCAGCTCGGCCAGTTGGCCTTTCAGCCACTCGCCTTGCTCGGCCACTTTGGCCGCCACCTGGTTTTCCTTCAGGAACTTCAGGGTAGTCAGACCGGTCGCCATCGCCAACTGGTTGCCGCGGAAGGTACCGGTGTGATGGCCAGGCTCCCAGGCGTCGAACTGCTTTTTGATACCCAGCACGGCCAACGGCAGACCGCCGCCAACCGCTTTCGACATGACGATGATGTCTGGCTCGATGCCAGCATGCTCAAAGGCAAACAGCTTGCCGGTACGGGCGAAACCAGGCCTGAACTTCATCGATGATCAGCAGAATGCCGTGCTCCTGCGTCACCTTGCGAATGCGTTGCAACCATTCGACCGGCGCCGGGTTAACGCCGCCTTCGCCTTGCACCGCTTCCAGGATCACCGCTGCCGGTTTGCGCACGCCGCTTTCAACGTCGTTGATCAGGTTTTCGAAGTAATAGGTCAGCGCTTTCTCACCGGCTTCACCGCCGATACCCAGCGGGCAGCGGTACTGGTGCGGGTAAGGCATAAACTGGACTTCCGGCATCATGCCGTTGATCGCCGCCTTCGGCGACAGGTTGCCGGTTACCGCCAGCGCGCCATGGGTCATGCCGTGATAGCCGCCGGAGAAGCTGATCACGCCGCTACGGCCGGTATGCTTCTTGGCCAGCTTCAGTGCGGCTTCAACGGCGTCAGCGCCGGAAGGGCCGCAGAATTGCAGGCAATACTCTTCGCCAGCGCCCGGCAATAAAGACAACAGATAATCTGAGAACTGGTCTTTCAACGGCGTAGTCAGATCGAGGGTATGTAACGGCAAGCCGCTAGTAATGACATTTTGGATGCTTTGCAGAACATCAGGGTGGTTATGACCCAGCGCCAGGCGTACCGGCACCTGCCAGACAATCAAGATATTGGTTGTTTTCAACATCAGTAATCCAAACGCCTTGTGCTTTGGCAATCGCCAACGGCAACTTACGTGGATAACTCCTAACGTTCGACTCAAATTCAGCTTGTCGCGCCAAATAGGTTTCGTTGTTTCCGTTTAATGTATTCGCACCTAAAGTATCAATACGGACTTTATCCGTCATCATATCTCTCCTACAACCGGGGTTATCAGCACGCCGCAGTTGAATAAACAGGTTAAAAAGTAAATGGGCCATGCATAAAGCGCGGCCAATATATGGCTTTTTAAGGTTGTACTCAATAATTAATTGTATTTAGATTTATTAATTGTTTTCCCCATGTTAATCAACGGGTTATTTGGTTTGAAAATTGCCCTTTTCGCGGAGGTTTTAACCGCTGGCCATGCGTCTGGTGGGGGTGACGGCGTCACCATGAAACATAAATGTAATAAATGACATTCAACTGGACATAATGATGATGCCGCTGCAATAAATCTGGCGGATCATGCCACGCCACCGCCAACAGATTTTACGTAGCGCGATCAAAATGACCCGAGCCTGGCACCGGCCTGACCGGCATTGCGGTGGCCCTCGGCATAAAATGTTGTTCCTTACTGAAAAACCGCTGCACGATTTCACCGCGAGCCGGCATTACGCAGTCATCGTTACCCGTACTTCGCTAGAGTAAAAACTACGCTGAAAAAGGGGGACACTATGCTTGCTCAACGCTTGAACGATCGACAACTGCTGCGCCAACAGGCTTTCTTTGCCGGTAGCTGGTCCAGCGCCGACGGTGGGGAAACGCTGTCGGTAACCAATCCTGCCAACGGCGAGATACTGGCCACGGTGCCGGCACTCGGCGCCGCCGAAACCACCCGCGCCATTGCCTTTGCCGAAGCCGCCCGCCATCACTGGGGGCAAACCAGCAATGCCCAGCGCGCGCAGCTGTTGGAGAACTGGCATCAACTGATCCTCGCCAACGCCGACGATCTGGCCACGCTGATGACCGCCGAGCAGGGCAAACCACTGGCCGAGGCCAAGGGTGAAGTGCTGTACGGCGCCGGCTTCGTTAAATGGTTTGCGGAAGAGGCACGCCGCATCTATGGCGAAACCATCCCCGCCCCGAGTGGCGATCGGCGCATTATGGTGCTGAAACAGCCGGTAGGAGTGGCTGCGGCGATTACGCCGTGGAATTTCCCCATTGCGATGATCACCCGTAAAGTAGCACCGGCGCTAGCGGCCGGCTGCCCAATCGTGGTGAAACCGTCGGAGCTGACGCCGCTCTGCGCGCTGGCACTGATGGAACTGGCCACCCGCGCCGGTTTCCCGCCCGGGGTACTGCAAATCCTCACCGGTCTGCCGCAGGAGATTGGCGCCACCCTGACCGCCAGTCGCACGGTACGCAAAATCTCCTTTACCGGCTCCACCCGCGTGGGGCAACTGCTGATGCAGCAAAGTGCCGACAGCATCAAACGCCTCAGCCTGGAATTGGGCGGCAATGCGCCGCTGATTGTCTTCGACGATGCCGATCTGGAGATCGCCGTTGCCGGCGTGATGACCAGCAAATTCCGTAATGCCGGTCAAACCTGCGTGTGTGCCAACCGCATTCTGGTTCAGCGCGGCATCTATCCGCGTTTTGTCGAGCGGCTGCTGGCTGACGTAGCGAAACTGACCGTTGGCGATGGTTTCAGTGCAGACAGCACTCTCGGCCCGCTGATCAACGCGGCGGCAGTGGCCAAGGTCAATGGGCATATTGATGATGCGCTCAGCCACGGGGCGACGCTGTTGGCCGGCGGTATCATGCAGGGAGAGGGCAATTTTGTGGCGCCCACGGTGTTGGGTGAAGTTACCGCCGCGATGCGCATTGCCCACGAGGAGACGTTCGGCCCGGTAGCGCCGTTATTCGTGTTTGACAACGAACAGCAGGCGATCGCCATGGCCAATGATACGCCTTATGGTCTGGGCGCCTATTTCTTTACCGAAGACCTGCGCCGCGCGTGGCGGGTTGGCGAAGCGCTGGAGTTTGGCATGGTGGGTTACAACACCGGCGCCATCTCGTTGGAAGTCGCGCCCTTTGGTGGCATAAAAATGTCTGGCGTCGGGCGAGAAGGCTCCCATTACGGCATTGATGAATATCTTGAAATTAAAGCGTTTCATTTTGGCAGTCTGTGCTGAAATTAATCGCAGTCATTCATTTAACACGCCCGTGCGGATTAATTCCCACGGGCGTGATGCTATTTACTACCGTCGGCGGTTGGCAGCCGCGCTGACTTATTTGGTGCAGCATTATAACAACTCTGCCCTGCGATGGTGCGCTTATATTGTGATGTAAATCATCTATTTACCATTGCGGTTTATCGATGAAATTTCACCCTGGATTACGGCATAAAATTTTTTTCAGCTCCTTTTTACGCATTTTTATTTTTTCACTGGCTGGCATACTTTCTGCATTAAGTGAATAAGCGCGTGAAATGTCAGGGCGGATATTTACCCCAGTGCCGTACACGATTATTCCACCAGCCGATAAATTTAAGGATTTAACGATGTTAAGTTTCGATCCCGATAGCGTTGATCTTCCCGCTGGCCACTACATTAACGGCCGGCAACTGAGCGGCAAAGGAAGCGGCTTGGCGGTAAAGCGTCCTTCCGACGGACGCCTGGCCGGTGAACTGGCGCAGGCGGATGCCGCACTGGTCGATGAAGCGGTCAACGTCGCCGATCGGGCGGTAACGGAGAGCGGCTGGTCGCATTGCTCACCGCGCCAGCGCGCGGCGGTACTGATGCGCTGGGCCGAACTGATCCAGCGTGACCAACGCTTGGCGCAGTTGGAAGCCTTGGGTTCGACCCGACCGATCCACGACGTGGTCAACCACGAAATTCCGTTTACCGCCGACGCCATCCGCTTTTATGCCGAGTGCGCGGACAAATACAGCGGTGACGTGTTCCCCACGCAAGATGCCAGTCTTGGCATGCTGGTTCCCGAGCCCTATGGCGTGATTGGTGCCATTACGCCGTGGAACTTCCCACTGTCGATGGCCTCTTGGAAATGCGGCCCGGCGCTGGCTGCCGGCAATGCGGTGGTGCTCAAGCCGTCCGAACTGACGCCTTATTCCACCGTTCGGCTGGCAGAACTGGCGGTGCAGGCTGGGTTGCCCGCGGGAGTGCTCAACATTGTACAAGGCAGCGGCGCGCTGACCGGCAGCGCCCTGGTGGCACATCCGCTGGTGCGCAAAGTGTCGTTTACCGGCTCGACGCAAACCGGCGCGCGCATCATGAGCGACGCGGCGTTCAACGGCATGAAACCGGTGACGCTGGAGCTGGGCGGTAAAAGCCCGCAATTGGGTGTTTGACGATGCCGGAGAGGTGAACCGCGTCGCCGAACGCATAGTGCGTGGATTTACCGCCAATGGCGGCCAGGCCTGTGTCGCCGGCACCGGCTGATTGTGCAGCGTGGCATCGCCGACGCGCTGATTGCCCGCCTGGTAGCGCTGTGTCAGGGTTTCCGCCCCGGCGTGACCTGGGATCAAAACAGCAGTTATGCGCCGATGATCGACGCCCGTCAGGCTGACAAGGTACAGCAGATCGTCAATGCCGCACGTCAGCAAGGTGGGGAGATCCTGGTCGGTGGTCAACGCTTTGATGCTACCGGCGACGGTTATTTTTGGCAGCCGACGCTGATCGCCAACGTCACCACCGACAGCCCGGCGCTACAGGAAGAGATTTTCGGACCGGTGCTGACCGTACAGATTTTCGATGACGAAGCCGAAGGACTGGCGCTGGCCGCTCATCCTACCTACGGGCTGTGCGCCGGCGTGCACACCCTGAGTCTGGAGCGCGCGTTACGCGCCATGCGCGGCATCGCGGCGGGCACGGTGTGGATCAACCGCTACGGCCGTTCCGGCGACTTTATCATTCCTACCGGCGGCTTCCACGGCTCCGGCATTGGCAAGGATCTGGGCCGCCAGGCGTTCGAGGCCTGCCGGCGTTACAAGAGTGTCCTGATCGATTTTTAACTCATCCGAAGAGGAAACGTCATGGCTGTGTTTAAACCGAAATTTATCACCTTTGACTGTTACGGCACCCTGATCAACTTCGATATGGCCGGTGCGGCGGCCAGCGTGTTTGCCGATCGCATCAGCGCGGAAAACCTGCGCGCGTTTACCACCGACTTTGCCCGCTACCGCCTGGATGAAGTGCTGGGAGCCTTCAAGCTTTACCCGCAGGTGGTGAGCAATGCATTGCAGCGCACCTGTGACAAATGGCGCGTGACCTGTACCGCTGAAGATAGCGCGGCCATCATGACCGCCTGCGCCAGTTGGGGACCACATCCGGACGTGCCGGCGGGCCTGGCCAGGGTGGCCGGCGAGTTCCCGCTGGTACTGCTGACCAATTCCACCGACCGGTTGATCGCCCATCACGTGCCACGGCTCGGCGCGCCAATCCATATGACCATCACCGCCGAAGAGGTCGGCGCCTATAAACCGCAGATGAAGGGCTTCGAATACATGCTGGACAAGCTCAACTGCGGCCCGGACGAGATCCTGCACGTCTCATCCAGCCTGCGCTACGACCTGATGACCGCGCACGATCTGGGCATCGTCCACAAGGTATTCGTCAACCGTGGTCACGAACCGGGCACGCCGTACTACGGCTATAGCGAAATCCGCGACATTGGCGGTCTTGCGGCCGTGGTGGGTCTGTAACCCGCACAGGAGCAGGGTGATGAAACTGGAATCTTTCTGGCAGGCAACGGCACCGGCGTTTACCGGTGCGGCGCAAGGTGAGCTGCCCGCTACCGCCGACGTGGTGGTGATCGGCGCTGGGTTTACCGGCATCTCGGCGGCGCTGAATCTGGCTCGCAGCGGGCTGAAGGTGGTGGTGCTGGAAGCCGCCAAGGTGATGAGTCAGGCTTCGGCGCGCAACGGCGGGCACTGCAATACCGGCGTAGCGCAGGATTTTGCCTCGCTGGTCGCCAGCCGTGGAATGGAGCAGGCCAGTCGCTACTACCGGGCGTTCGCCGATGCGGTGGACTATGTGGAACAACTGGTGCAACAGGAAAACATTGATTGTGACTTCCTGCGCACCGGCAAGATCAAGCTGGCCAGCAAGGCGTCTCACTTTCCGGCACTGCAAGCGACGTATCAGGCGCTGCGCAGTAGCGTCGATCGCGAGGTAGAACTGGTGGGCGCCGATCGGATCCGCCACGAAGTTGACTCTGCCGCCTTTCACGGTGGGCTGATCCAGCGTCGCGGCGGTCAGATGCACATGGGCAAGTTTGGCGTCGGTCTGGCGCAGGCGGCAGCCAGCAGTGGGGCGGCGATTTACCAAGACACCCCGGTGACCGGCCTGACGCGCCTTACGGGCTATCGCCACCGCGTAGCGACGCCGCAGGGCGAGATTGTCGCCGAAAAGGTGCTGATGGCTACCGGCTGCTCCAATCGGGGGCCATTTCGCTGGTTCCAGCGACGCATCGTACCGGTAGGCAGTTTTATCGTCGTTACCGCACCGCTGCCGGCGGAACGACTGGCGTCGCTGCTACCCAACAACCGTACCTGCGTGACCTCGTTGAACGTTGGCAACTATTTCCGTACTACCGCCGACCACCGCCTGGTGTTTGGCGGGCGGGCACGCTTTGCCATCAGCAACCCGACCTCGGACGCCCGCAGCGGCAGCGTGTTGCAGGCGGGAATGAGCAGGCTGTTCCCGCAACTGGCCACGGCGAAGATCGATTACTGCTGGGGCGGTCTGGTGGATATGACCGCCGATCGCCTGCCGCACGCCGGCGAACAGGACGGGGTGTTCTACTCGCTGGGCTACAGCGGACACGGTACGCAGATGTCGGTGTGGATGGGACGCGTGATGGCCGACCTGCTGGCGGAAAAACCGGCTGATAACCCGTGGCTGCGTGACGGCTGGCCGGCGCTGCCCGGCTATTTTGGCAAACCGTGGTTTTTGCCCGTTGCGGGCTGGTATTACAAGGCTAAGGACCGGCTCTCCTGACTATCTAACGTTTCATTTTGAGGGTGTACAGATGAGTAAATTTCGTAAAGAATTTAGCCGTGTTCCCCCATCGTTAACCCAGGCGATCGCCGACGTGGCGATATCACGCCGCAGCATGATGAAGCTGCTGTCGGCCGGCGCGCTGATGAGCACCGGTCTGGTGGGTTTCCCGTCGCTTGGCATGGCGGCAGAAACGCCGGTCAAAGGCGGCAAGCTGCGCGCTGCCGTGGCCAATGCCTCAGCCACCGATACGCTGGATCCGGCCAAGGGCAATAACAGCGGCGACTATACGCGTCAGTTTATGTTTTACAACGGCCTGACCGAACTGGACGGCAAACTGCTGCCACATCCGGCGTTGGCGGAATCACTCGACAGCAGCGACGGCATCACCTGGCACATCAAACTGCGTCCGGGAGTGGTTTTCCACGACGGCAAGTCATTGACCGCACAGGACGTGGTGTTCTCACTCAGCCGTCATCAGGATCCGGCCGTCGCCTCGACCGCCATTTCACAGGCGAAGCAGTTCGCCAGCATCACCGCCGCCAGCCCGACGCAAGTCACGCTGGTGCTGACCCAACCCAACTTCGACATTCCCACCGTGCTGGCGACCAGCCCATTCCTGATCCTGCAGGACGGCACCAAAGACTTCAGTAAAGCCGTCGGCACCGGCCCGTACGTCTGCACGTCGTTTACTCCCGGCGTCAGCACCGTCGGCGTAAAGAACCCCAACTACTGGAAACCGGGTCTGCCGCATCTGGATCGGGTCGAGCTGATGGGGGTCACCGATCAGGCCGCCCGCGTCAATGCGTTGATGTCCGGCGACCTGCATATGGTGGCCACGCTGACCTCCAACGACGTCAAGCGCCTGCGTCAATCCGGGCAGTTTGGCGTGCTGGAAAGCAAATCCGGCATGTACACCAACCTGATCCTGCGCACCGACATGAAACCCGGCAGCAACGAGGATTTCGTGTTGGGCATGAAGTATCTGCAACCCCGCGAGATCATGGTGAAAACGGTGATGCAGGGCTTTGGCCAGGTGGCCAACGATACCCCGGTACCGCCGTGGCATCCTATGTTCAATCAGGACATTCCGCAGCGGCCGCTGGACGTGGAAAAAGCCGGATACCACTTTAAAAAAGCCGGTATGGCGGGCGCCAGCGTGGAGATCATCACGACCCAGAATATTGAGGGCTCGGTGGAAGGTGGCCAGTTGATCCAGCAGTTCGGTCGTGCGGCGGGTATCAAATTCCAGGTGCGGCGCGTGCCGTATGACGGCTACTGGTCAACCCATTGGACCAAGGATCCACTGGGCTACGGTTCGATCAA encodes:
- a CDS encoding NAD-dependent succinate-semialdehyde dehydrogenase gives rise to the protein MLAQRLNDRQLLRQQAFFAGSWSSADGGETLSVTNPANGEILATVPALGAAETTRAIAFAEAARHHWGQTSNAQRAQLLENWHQLILANADDLATLMTAEQGKPLAEAKGEVLYGAGFVKWFAEEARRIYGETIPAPSGDRRIMVLKQPVGVAAAITPWNFPIAMITRKVAPALAAGCPIVVKPSELTPLCALALMELATRAGFPPGVLQILTGLPQEIGATLTASRTVRKISFTGSTRVGQLLMQQSADSIKRLSLELGGNAPLIVFDDADLEIAVAGVMTSKFRNAGQTCVCANRILVQRGIYPRFVERLLADVAKLTVGDGFSADSTLGPLINAAAVAKVNGHIDDALSHGATLLAGGIMQGEGNFVAPTVLGEVTAAMRIAHEETFGPVAPLFVFDNEQQAIAMANDTPYGLGAYFFTEDLRRAWRVGEALEFGMVGYNTGAISLEVAPFGGIKMSGVGREGSHYGIDEYLEIKAFHFGSLC
- a CDS encoding haloacid dehalogenase type II; this encodes MAVFKPKFITFDCYGTLINFDMAGAAASVFADRISAENLRAFTTDFARYRLDEVLGAFKLYPQVVSNALQRTCDKWRVTCTAEDSAAIMTACASWGPHPDVPAGLARVAGEFPLVLLTNSTDRLIAHHVPRLGAPIHMTITAEEVGAYKPQMKGFEYMLDKLNCGPDEILHVSSSLRYDLMTAHDLGIVHKVFVNRGHEPGTPYYGYSEIRDIGGLAAVVGL
- a CDS encoding NAD(P)/FAD-dependent oxidoreductase gives rise to the protein MKLESFWQATAPAFTGAAQGELPATADVVVIGAGFTGISAALNLARSGLKVVVLEAAKVMSQASARNGGHCNTGVAQDFASLVASRGMEQASRYYRAFADAVDYVEQLVQQENIDCDFLRTGKIKLASKASHFPALQATYQALRSSVDREVELVGADRIRHEVDSAAFHGGLIQRRGGQMHMGKFGVGLAQAAASSGAAIYQDTPVTGLTRLTGYRHRVATPQGEIVAEKVLMATGCSNRGPFRWFQRRIVPVGSFIVVTAPLPAERLASLLPNNRTCVTSLNVGNYFRTTADHRLVFGGRARFAISNPTSDARSGSVLQAGMSRLFPQLATAKIDYCWGGLVDMTADRLPHAGEQDGVFYSLGYSGHGTQMSVWMGRVMADLLAEKPADNPWLRDGWPALPGYFGKPWFLPVAGWYYKAKDRLS
- a CDS encoding ABC transporter substrate-binding protein — protein: MSKFRKEFSRVPPSLTQAIADVAISRRSMMKLLSAGALMSTGLVGFPSLGMAAETPVKGGKLRAAVANASATDTLDPAKGNNSGDYTRQFMFYNGLTELDGKLLPHPALAESLDSSDGITWHIKLRPGVVFHDGKSLTAQDVVFSLSRHQDPAVASTAISQAKQFASITAASPTQVTLVLTQPNFDIPTVLATSPFLILQDGTKDFSKAVGTGPYVCTSFTPGVSTVGVKNPNYWKPGLPHLDRVELMGVTDQAARVNALMSGDLHMVATLTSNDVKRLRQSGQFGVLESKSGMYTNLILRTDMKPGSNEDFVLGMKYLQPREIMVKTVMQGFGQVANDTPVPPWHPMFNQDIPQRPLDVEKAGYHFKKAGMAGASVEIITTQNIEGSVEGGQLIQQFGRAAGIKFQVRRVPYDGYWSTHWTKDPLGYGSINPRPTLDLLFSQFYLSDAPNNESGWKNPQFDQLVAAARGERDQARRKQMYGDMQQLIHDHCGTIIPTFISSLDGHSNKVKGVEAWPSGMMMGYRFHEFAWLAS